GCGATTGGGCAGATAGACCTGACACTCAGCCCCCAGCTGGTCCAAGGCTTCCTTGACAATAGATGCCGAGGTCATACCATCAGCATCGTAATCGCCATAGATCAAAATCTGCTCGTAATTCTCAATCGCTGAGCGAATGCGCTCCACTGCTCGCTCCATATCATGCAGGTCATAAGGATCGTGAAGCTGGTCTAAACTAGGCTCCAAAAATTCCTGTAAGGCCTCTTCAGTCTGCACGCCTCTTTGATAAAGAAGACTGGCAGCGGCAGGTTCTAATCCAGCTTTTTTAGCCTTTTTTAAAAATTTTTCGTCTGTAAAATTAGTGGCAAACTGCCAGTCATATTTTGAGCTAATCATGATAAGTGAAACACTCTCTCCGTTCAATCTTGTCTGAATATTATAACATGAAAAAGCGACAGAACAGAAGAAAAAGTCACGGAATATTTCTTCTGTTCCATCACTTTATGTTTTACTTCCTCACTCGATTAAAATTTGAGTAAGGGCAACTTTTGTGGATTTTCGCTTACCAGCTAGGGCTTCTCCGATCGGCAGATCCGACTCACTAGCTTTCTTTCGTCATCCCATTCCCTTTGTAAGCCTTTGCTTTAAGAACAAGCGCTTTCGAGCTAATAAAATGACTTCTGCGCTTAGATGAGTCAAGAGTAAGGTTAGCAAAAAGACAATTCTTCCCTGCTGCCATTTGGCAAAATCGGTCTTCTGGAGCAGATAAAAAGAGGATTCTATAAAAATCGGATGCAAAAAGAAATATAAAACGCTCAATTCTTTGAGGTGATACAGATGCCAGTTTTGACCAATTCTTGTACGCAAAATCCAATTCACCAGAAATAAAGCAAAGAGAGGCAAAGCCAAAAAGAAGTTCTTATCAATCCCCTGATGGATGAAGACAATCCACCCATCTAGCAGCAAAAGAAGACTGGTCAAGAATAACTTTTTCCCATAATTGTCCCTGAAAAGACTGAAATGCCGATAATCATAAAGAAGATAGCCCAAGTAAATAAAAATGGGAGTATAGAAAATGCCGTTTCGAGTGGTGAAGAAAACTTTAGAATAGGCATCAAATGATTGGGTAAGCCAGCTATTTGAGAAATAAGCGTAGTATGTCTCGATCGAGCCCATTACATAAAGCAAGAGTAAAAATATCCCCGTCTTTCTAGCACCCCATTTTCTATAAAAATAGTGAACAAGTAAAAGTCCCAAGAGAAAGGCAGGAATATACCAAAGCTGATAGCATAAACCGATATACAAAAGCCCAGCCAATAAGGCTAATGGAGCATAATGTTTAGGAAGTGCCAAGGTCCAAAAATACGCCAAAGCATAAGGGACATAAATCCCGCTCCACAAAAGATACTGCTTCAAAATACGCTTAATATAGAGCTTCATTTCCTGCTTTTTAGCCAAGCTGGATTTAAGCATAAAAGCTGATGAAATCAGGAAAAAGGGCACTGCCATACGACCAAACATACTTTTCTGAGTAAAATGCAGGACTTCATTCTCGAAAAGCCGCTGGCAATGCACCAAGATTACCAAAATTGAAGCCATGTACTGAAACAAACTGAGCATGGCGTAGTTGACCGGCTGCTCAGGCTCTCTGACATTTCTTTCTGCCATAAATAGTTCTCCCTAGGAAGATTGTGCTTAATAAATGGATTTAGTGCTTGCTCAGCCAAACATGCTGAAAGGCAGCGATGTCTCGATAAGGCGATTGGTTGCAGACAGCCAGCTCCATCTCAAGCATCTTTTCAGCCCAGTCAGGAGCCGTTTTATAGTCATTGGATTGCAGCCCGTAAAAAATCCGTACTCCCTGATAACCCTCAACTTCTAATGGCAAATCTGAAATCACTTCCTGAACCTGATAGACCTTAGCAGCACCCATGCTGTGGGTTTCATATTCCTGCCCCGCCAAAAGCTGCTGAGCCTTCTCTGGGTCATTTTCAAAAACCACTGTATGCATAATTCGCCCAACCTCGTGATGCTTGACCAGAGAAATTTTGCCGTCCTTTTTTAAGAGGCGGGAAAATTCTGTCAAATAGAGAGCAGGCTCAGACACATACTCTAAAACATTATGACAGATGATGACATCAAAAGACTGGTCTGGCAATTCTTGCAGAAGGTCCAAGCTGCCATGCAATTGCTCATAATAAAAGTTCTGCTTGCGCTCGGCAATCATTTCTGAACTCGGCTCGATGGCGGTCACTTGGTTCTTTTCCGCTAGAAAATCAGCCACAATTCCAAAACCACTGCCGAAATCAAGAATTTTCTGGCCCTTCAGCGACTCTAGAAAGGCAAAAATAATATCATACTGAAGTTTGCCCCAAGGCGCCTGCAGATGAGCCTTGTAGGCTTGTAGATTAGCTGTCATAAAACCTCACTTATAGTTAAACATACTGGCTGCCATCTTGTCTGCAATTCTTGGAAAAAGGGTATAAAGCTTGTGCGCTAGATTGAGAATTCCAGGTAGATTCATTTCCCGCTTCTTTTTGCCAAAAGATTTGACAATTTTGCCTGCTACAAAGTCTGGCTCAAGCATATATTTGTCCACTGCTTTTACATAGGATCCGTTAGGATCCGCTTGATCGAAAAAGGAAGTTTTGATAGGACCTGGGTTCACCGTCGTGACATAGACTCCAAAAGGCAGGAGTTCCAAACGCAAGGCATTAGAAAAGCCAATAGCCGCAAACTTGGTCGCTGAGTAAAGACTGGACTTGCTACTTGCAATGAGGCCGGCCATACTGACGATATTGACGATATGACCTTGACCTGCCTGTTTCATGCGAGCTCCAAAGATACGGGACAGGTTCATCAGGGCAAAGGTATTGACCTCAAACATGGCCTCGATATCGCTGGAGCTGATTTTGTCAAATCCTTCAAAAATCCCGTAGCCAGCGTTATTGACTAGGACATCGACATGACCGTACTGGCTGTCAATCTGCTCAGCAAAGCTCTCCAAAGCTGAGCTGTCTGTAATATCCAGCTCCACTAGGTCAAGATTCTCCCTTTCTCCATATAGTTTTTCCAGCTTAGCCTTGCTCCGACCAACCAAAATCAGTCGGTCGTCGGGCAAGAGCTTAACCATTTCCTGAGCCAGCCCACCGCTAGCTCCTGTGATGATGATGGTTCTCATATCTCCACCTCTTCCAAGTCCTTGACCACATGGACCTTTTCAAAGACAGCACTGGCATCGCGACGCATTTGGCTGATGTCCTTGGCTAGAAAGCGAGCACTGATATGATTGAGAAGGAGGCGCTTAGCACCAGCTTCCTTGGCTACTTCTGCGGCTTGCATATTGGTAGAATGACCGTGGTTACGGGCCAATTTTTCGTCTCCCTTGCCATAGGTTGCTTCATGAACCAGCACATCTGCTGCCACAGCCAAGCGAACACTTGAATCGGTCTTTCTGGTGTCACCCAAAATGGTAATGGTCTTACCCGGGCGAGGAGCTGAGATATAATCGGCTGCGATGATTTTGGTACCATCTTCTAGGACGATGTCCTGACCATTCTTGACTTTTCCAAAGAGAGGACCAAAAGGAACGCCCGCCTCGCGCAGCTTGTCCGCATCCAGCGTTCCTTCCAAATCTTTCTGCATCACCCGATAACCCACGCAGAAAATCGTGTGGTCTAGCTTATCCGCATAAACAGTAAACTTGTCCGTTTCTAAAATCTTCCCCAGACTGTTTTCATCAAACTCATGAAAATCAATCCGATAAGGCAGGCGGGAACCAGACACGCGCAGGCTTGTCATCACAAAGCTTTTGATACCGACTGGCCCATAAATTTCCAAATCCGTCTGCTCTTCATTGGCCTGAAAAGCTCGACTAGAGAGGAAACCCGGCAAGCCAAAAATATGGTCACCATGCAGATGCGTGATGAAAATCTTTGAAATCTTACGAGGTTTGATGCTAGTTTCCAAGATTCGATTCTGGGTACCTTCACCGCAATCAAACATCCAGACTTCATTGATTTCCTCCAAAAGCTTGAGGACAAGACTGGACACATTGCGAGCCTTGGACGGCTGACCGGCTCCGGTTCCTAAAAATTGTAATTGCATATTTTTCTTTCTAAATGATATAAATCATGGCAGAGCGATTCTGCGAGTGATAGTATTTTTTGCCAGCATAGGACTGGGCTAACTGATTGACTTCATCTTTATTGTAGCCCAGAACTCTCTGACTGCCATCCGCCAGCTGCTGCCAATCAGTCAAAGCAGTCAGCACCTGACTATCCACGACTTGAGTCTCAGGTCTGAGAGGCATCATTCTTATCTGACCTTCTTCTTCAAAAACCAAGTACTGGGGAAAGACTTGAGCAATTTCAAAGAGCAGGTCAGCTGTTACTGGCTCTGGGTTTTCAGGGAAGACCAAGCCGATTTCCTCGCTCTCATAGCAAAATCCATAGGACTTGCCAGAAAGATTGAGGCGGACAAAAGGCTTGCTTTCTACAAAGCTAGGCTCAGGATTCCACAAGTCCAGCGCTTGCGTAATTTCTAGAAAATAGGCTGTTGCGGCTTCCGGACTTTTCTTTTGATAAAGCTCAGCAAAGTAAGCATTGATAACGCTGGGCGGCGGTGTGATAAAACTTCTCTTCTGCTCTTCCGTCAGGCCAGCCAATACTTGCTCTAAGTAGACCCTGTCTAGGCTCGTAAAACCGCCGTATTTCAGGGCCAATTCAATATAATCAGTCATAAAATTCTTCCAGTCTCCATTTATTTTTTTCGGCAATCCAGCCCGAAATCGTTTCGACATCATCTATGTATTCTCGATTCCCCATAATTGCGACTTTCTCTAAATCATGAATCTTGTAGGCTTTAGCCGGCGCTACTTTGATGGTAAAAGGCACAAAGAGCTCTTTCATCCGCTCCAGCAGGACTTGCTGCAAAAGAGCTCTGCTATTGTCCGCCTTAGCCGAAATCAAAGAATAAGGAGTCACGGTCGGGGTGAAATTCTCCGCCTTATCCGCTTTGTTATAGAGAGTCAGACGGGGAATATCCAGCATGTCCAGCTCTTTCATGATGTCGAGGACAGTCTTTTCGTGCTCCTCATGATGAGGGTCGCTGGCGTCAATGACATGAACCAGCAAATCGACATTTTTGCTCTCTTCCAGCGTGGATTTAAAGCTGGATACCAGCTCCGTCGGTAAATCCTGAATGAAGCCAACTGTGTCTGTCAGAGTGACATTGAGCTGGCCACTGAGGTTGATGTTCTTAGTCGTGGCATCCAGCGTCGCAAAGAGTTCGTCCGCCTCATACTGGCTCTTACTGGTCAAGCAGTTCATGATCGTAGACTTGCCAGCATTGGTATAACCGATGAGACCGATTTTGAAAATGCTGGACTCTAGCCGCTTTTCACGAACGGTAGCCCGATTTTTCTCCACAGCCTTTAGCTGGCGTTCAATATCATGAATCTGATTGCGGACACTGCGTCGATTGAGCTCCAGCTGACTTTCACCAGGACCGCGAGAGCCAATGCCACCTGCCTGACGACTGAGCATAATGCCCTGTCCAACCAAGCGAGGGAGTAGGTACTTGAGCTGGGCTAGATGCACTTGCAGCTTGCCCTCATGACTCCTAGCCCTCATGGCAAAAATATCCAAAATCAGCTGCATACGGTCAATGACCTTGACCCCCAAGCTTTCTTCTATATTAACATTTTGCCGAGGTGTCAGACGGTTATTGACAATGACGGTCGAAATCTCTTCGGCATCAACCATCTGTCGGATCTCTTCTAACTTACCAGAACCGACAAAGGTCTTGCTATCATACTTTTCTCGCTTCTGGCTATAGGAGCCGACTACCTCAGCTCCAGCAGTCTTAGCTAGACTTTGCAGCTCCTCCATGGATAGGTCAAAATTTTCCGTGTCTGGCAATTCCACACCGACCAAAAAGACACGCTCTACTTTTTTCTCTGTTTCTATCATCTCATATCCTTACTAAAACTTGGTCAGCCAGCTATTTGTCCAAAAAATTCTTGATGTCTTTCATGACCTGTTTTTTATAATCTGGATATTCCACCTGATAAAAGGTCACAGACATCCGATTGCGAAACCAAGTCAGTTGCCGTTTGGCGAAACGGCGGGTGTTCTGCTTGAGCTTGTCCACCGCTTCCTCAAGGCTTATCTGACCTTCAAAGTAGGGGAAAAGTTCCTTGTAGCCGATGCCCTTGCTAGCTTGACTGGTTGGAGCCTGCTCATACAGCCAGCGAGCTTCTTCTAAAAGTCCGTCTTCCACCATCATATCCACTCGTAGATTGATTCGCTCATAAAGTTTTTCTCGTTCATCATCTAGGCAAATCAGCAGGGCCTCATAGTCTGGCTGGCTATTTTCTAGCGAACCGCCCAGATGGGCAATCTCCAGCGCTCTCATAGCCCTGCGTCGATTCAGCTGGGGAATCTCGATACCCAGCTCTGCTATTTTCCCAAACAAAGCCTCATCTGACCAAGTATCCAGCTGCGCCCGATAGGCTAGAATCTCCTCATGAGAGGCAGAGCCGCCCAGATGATATCCCTCGAGCAAGCTCTGGATATAGAGCCCTGTGCCACCGCAAATGATGGGAAGCTGTCCTTGAGCCTCAATCTCACGAATAGCCTGAGCCGCCTCAGTCACAAAATCATAGGCCGAATAACTCTCGCCGACCTCCCGCACATCCAGCAGATGGTGGGGAATGCCCTCCCGCTCCTCAGGACGAATCTTAGCCGTTCCAATATCCAAGCCACGATAAACCTGCTGGCTATCACCGCTGATAATTTGGCCATTGAAGCGCTTGGCTACCTCGATACTCAGAGCCGTTTTTCCGACCGCCGTCGGCCCCACTATCACAATTATTTTGGTTTTCATCTTTTTTCCTTGAAAAAATTTTGATTTTTCGTTACTATTAATTATAACATAAATAATAAAAGTTCAGAAAAGGAGAAATCACATGGCTAAAGGATTTGGAAAAGGCGTTCTTACAGGTGTAGCAGGTACTGTCGCTGCTCTTGCTGGTGCAGTCTATGCCTTTAAGAAAAAAGTCATCGAACCCGAGGAACAAAAAGCGGCTTTCATCGAAGAAAACCGTAAAAAAGCAGCTCGCAAACGTGTAGCACACTAAGCTTGCACATTTTACAAAAGAGCGTGGGAAAGAAAGCGGTAATTGGTTAGAATTCGATTTCGTCGTCCCACCTCCGCACAGTTGAGTAGGGCTGTAAAAGCTGATAAAATCAGCCTAGTAGAGCCCACTCAACCACTGCGTCTTGCTCGACATTCCAAAGACAATTGAGAGGCTAGGACTTTTGTCCCAGCCTCTTTTCTTTTGCACAAAACAACAATCAGGATAACTGCTACAGCTAAAACAATTAATCTTTTACATTTCTCTCTTTCTTAGATGGCTGAATGCCATGAGAGCTAAAGATATAATTGCTTAAGAGCGAAAATACTAACAAGCCAAGCACAAAAAATAAATCATAAGTGGGCTCAGAAGACAGGGACACGAAGGGAATTGCGAGACACAAAATTATGACATAAAAGACTTTCAACTGCTTGATATAAAGCCAGAAGAATTCAATGCTCCGACTGCCATTAATCTGCGACTTAGACTTACTTTTCGCGTACCAGATGATAAAGGCTTCCGCATAACAGAATAAACTTAGCAAAAAGACCATTCTCCCAAAGCGAATCCGCAGCAGAATTCCCACTGCTAACAATAGGATGAAACCTAAGCCCGTAGCAACTACTGCTCGCCTAGTATTAGTCATAAAATCAACTCCTTTAAAGGATAAATTCAAAGAATGTCTTTAACAGTTTTTTTATTTTTATTCTCAAGTAATCAAAAAATCAATCCTTATTTCTATGATGAGAACTAAAAAATATAAGCAAAACAATTAAAAACGAGACAATTAGACCTACCGTAGTTTGGTTTAAAAACGGATAATTAAAAAATAAATAATTACAGAGTGTTAATAATAGACCTCCTGCCGTTAACACAAAAGATATAAGCAGAGAAATTTTATAAAACAATTTTTTTCCATATTAGTGACCTCTTTTTTCCTTGTATAATTATCATAAGAAAAGCGGAACTGCTTTTCTAAAATAGACAACAGTTAGTTTAAAGTCCTCTTTTTCGGATGATCCGATAAGTCATCAGACAGCAGAGGAGCATGAGAGAGAGCCGGATCATGATCACGCTGACACCATTTGCGGTAAAATCATTGAAGAAAAATCCTTTGCTATTGGAAAGTTTCAATAAGATTCCTTCCGTTCCATCGGTTGAAATTGAAAAAATAGTTAGTATCTTATTCATCAGACCATCTCTGAAGATATTCATCAAAAAGTCTGGAGCCAAGAACATCCCTACAGAACTTGCAAATGTTGCTAGCGGCGACTTTGTCAAACTAGATATGAGAACCATCACCCCAAGAATAAAGAGTAAACCAACAAACTGGAATAGAATAAGGCGAATCAACAATTCTAAGAGATTCATATGGACAGGGAATTGCAAAATATTATAAATGGTCGAAATCCATTCCAAATTCATCTGGACACTGGTATCCCAACCACTCCAACCAAAGTAGGTTCCAAACACCAGCAAAACAAGGCTATTAACAAGGACAAATGTTAAAGTAGCAATTCCAAAAACAGATACGATTTTTGCAATCGTTAACTGATTGCGACCATATTTAGTTGTCAAAAGTAATGAATCCATCTTTCTTGCTCGATCACCTGAGAAAACAGAGCAGCAAATATAGATCACAAATACCACCATTAAACTAAAAGCTGCATTTAAGGTATTAAATAACTTATGCCAAGGTGCAAAATTTCCCAGCTTTAAAGTTTTTAAAGGGAAATAGGACTGCAGCTCTTCTTGCGACTTGAGGCTAATCCGGTCATAATGTAAGACATCGTCAGATTTATAGGTATCTGTTAAAATTTCTTGAGAATTGGGGACGAGACGATCAATAGTATACCAGGAAAACATATCATACAAATCATTCTGTTTGAAATAGGGCATATTCGCTGCATAGTTATTAACGATTTTATCCATTAACTCATCAGATAAATAACCAGTATGCTCTTCAGCAATCTTTTGTTTGATCACAACTGCTTGTCTTCCATGTATTCGATCAGCTGAAGATCCGCTAATCTGTCCATCATTAAAAAAATTTGCATAAAACAATCCAGCTAAAACCAGCATAATAGCCAGGACTGCACCTAAAACTGATTTCTTTTTTAATAATTTTTTCAATTCAAAAGGAACTAATGCTATCATCCATTTGCCTCCTCTCTAAAGTAATAAATATACAAATCTTCCAGACTTGGAATCACCCCTTGCGCCCCTTCGACAGGACTCTCATCGCTAATAACCCGCAAGACGATACCGTCTGGTTCTATCCGCTCATTCACAATTACATAATCCTTTGCAAAACGCTGCCACTCACGCTCAGAAACACGAAATTCCCAAACTTGCCCCTCGATAAGTGAAAGAAGTTCCTTAG
Above is a window of Streptococcus cristatus ATCC 51100 DNA encoding:
- a CDS encoding acyltransferase family protein, which produces MAERNVREPEQPVNYAMLSLFQYMASILVILVHCQRLFENEVLHFTQKSMFGRMAVPFFLISSAFMLKSSLAKKQEMKLYIKRILKQYLLWSGIYVPYALAYFWTLALPKHYAPLALLAGLLYIGLCYQLWYIPAFLLGLLLVHYFYRKWGARKTGIFLLLLYVMGSIETYYAYFSNSWLTQSFDAYSKVFFTTRNGIFYTPIFIYLGYLLYDYRHFSLFRDNYGKKLFLTSLLLLLDGWIVFIHQGIDKNFFLALPLFALFLVNWILRTRIGQNWHLYHLKELSVLYFFLHPIFIESSFYLLQKTDFAKWQQGRIVFLLTLLLTHLSAEVILLARKRLFLKQRLTKGMG
- the rnz gene encoding ribonuclease Z, with amino-acid sequence MQLQFLGTGAGQPSKARNVSSLVLKLLEEINEVWMFDCGEGTQNRILETSIKPRKISKIFITHLHGDHIFGLPGFLSSRAFQANEEQTDLEIYGPVGIKSFVMTSLRVSGSRLPYRIDFHEFDENSLGKILETDKFTVYADKLDHTIFCVGYRVMQKDLEGTLDADKLREAGVPFGPLFGKVKNGQDIVLEDGTKIIAADYISAPRPGKTITILGDTRKTDSSVRLAVAADVLVHEATYGKGDEKLARNHGHSTNMQAAEVAKEAGAKRLLLNHISARFLAKDISQMRRDASAVFEKVHVVKDLEEVEI
- the miaA gene encoding tRNA (adenosine(37)-N6)-dimethylallyltransferase MiaA, whose translation is MKTKIIVIVGPTAVGKTALSIEVAKRFNGQIISGDSQQVYRGLDIGTAKIRPEEREGIPHHLLDVREVGESYSAYDFVTEAAQAIREIEAQGQLPIICGGTGLYIQSLLEGYHLGGSASHEEILAYRAQLDTWSDEALFGKIAELGIEIPQLNRRRAMRALEIAHLGGSLENSQPDYEALLICLDDEREKLYERINLRVDMMVEDGLLEEARWLYEQAPTSQASKGIGYKELFPYFEGQISLEEAVDKLKQNTRRFAKRQLTWFRNRMSVTFYQVEYPDYKKQVMKDIKNFLDK
- a CDS encoding SDR family NAD(P)-dependent oxidoreductase gives rise to the protein MRTIIITGASGGLAQEMVKLLPDDRLILVGRSKAKLEKLYGERENLDLVELDITDSSALESFAEQIDSQYGHVDVLVNNAGYGIFEGFDKISSSDIEAMFEVNTFALMNLSRIFGARMKQAGQGHIVNIVSMAGLIASSKSSLYSATKFAAIGFSNALRLELLPFGVYVTTVNPGPIKTSFFDQADPNGSYVKAVDKYMLEPDFVAGKIVKSFGKKKREMNLPGILNLAHKLYTLFPRIADKMAASMFNYK
- a CDS encoding cystathionine beta-lyase produces the protein MTDYIELALKYGGFTSLDRVYLEQVLAGLTEEQKRSFITPPPSVINAYFAELYQKKSPEAATAYFLEITQALDLWNPEPSFVESKPFVRLNLSGKSYGFCYESEEIGLVFPENPEPVTADLLFEIAQVFPQYLVFEEEGQIRMMPLRPETQVVDSQVLTALTDWQQLADGSQRVLGYNKDEVNQLAQSYAGKKYYHSQNRSAMIYII
- a CDS encoding ABC transporter permease subunit, yielding MIALVPFELKKLLKKKSVLGAVLAIMLVLAGLFYANFFNDGQISGSSADRIHGRQAVVIKQKIAEEHTGYLSDELMDKIVNNYAANMPYFKQNDLYDMFSWYTIDRLVPNSQEILTDTYKSDDVLHYDRISLKSQEELQSYFPLKTLKLGNFAPWHKLFNTLNAAFSLMVVFVIYICCSVFSGDRARKMDSLLLTTKYGRNQLTIAKIVSVFGIATLTFVLVNSLVLLVFGTYFGWSGWDTSVQMNLEWISTIYNILQFPVHMNLLELLIRLILFQFVGLLFILGVMVLISSLTKSPLATFASSVGMFLAPDFLMNIFRDGLMNKILTIFSISTDGTEGILLKLSNSKGFFFNDFTANGVSVIMIRLSLMLLCCLMTYRIIRKRGL
- a CDS encoding class I SAM-dependent methyltransferase — its product is MTANLQAYKAHLQAPWGKLQYDIIFAFLESLKGQKILDFGSGFGIVADFLAEKNQVTAIEPSSEMIAERKQNFYYEQLHGSLDLLQELPDQSFDVIICHNVLEYVSEPALYLTEFSRLLKKDGKISLVKHHEVGRIMHTVVFENDPEKAQQLLAGQEYETHSMGAAKVYQVQEVISDLPLEVEGYQGVRIFYGLQSNDYKTAPDWAEKMLEMELAVCNQSPYRDIAAFQHVWLSKH
- the hflX gene encoding GTPase HflX; the protein is MIETEKKVERVFLVGVELPDTENFDLSMEELQSLAKTAGAEVVGSYSQKREKYDSKTFVGSGKLEEIRQMVDAEEISTVIVNNRLTPRQNVNIEESLGVKVIDRMQLILDIFAMRARSHEGKLQVHLAQLKYLLPRLVGQGIMLSRQAGGIGSRGPGESQLELNRRSVRNQIHDIERQLKAVEKNRATVREKRLESSIFKIGLIGYTNAGKSTIMNCLTSKSQYEADELFATLDATTKNINLSGQLNVTLTDTVGFIQDLPTELVSSFKSTLEESKNVDLLVHVIDASDPHHEEHEKTVLDIMKELDMLDIPRLTLYNKADKAENFTPTVTPYSLISAKADNSRALLQQVLLERMKELFVPFTIKVAPAKAYKIHDLEKVAIMGNREYIDDVETISGWIAEKNKWRLEEFYD
- a CDS encoding DUF3042 family protein, with the translated sequence MAKGFGKGVLTGVAGTVAALAGAVYAFKKKVIEPEEQKAAFIEENRKKAARKRVAH